CCGAACGGGTGGCCGTGGCCGGACGAAGACGCCCTTGCCATGCTCGGCGTGCACCAGGCCCTCACCCTGAAGGATGGAAAACGAGTTTCTGACCGTCATGCGGGAAACCCCGTAGTGGTCCACCAACTCGGCCTCCGAGGGCAGCTTCTCGCCCTCCCGGAACCGCCCACGGTCGATGGCCTCACGCAACTGGTCGGCGATCTGCCGGAAGACCGCACGATCGCTCGTGGGGTCGAGATCACCGAGCAGGCCCGAAGACAGGGGGCTCACGTGTACTCCTTTAGGTATCTAGACGAGTGGGCAAGTGATTATTGCTACGGTGGAGAGCCTAGTCATCAGAGAGGGCCGAGGAACGTGAGCACAGAGCGCCCGCACTCCGTGAGCGTGGCCGGGGTCGTCGTCGACGACCAGGGCCGGGCCCTCCTGATCCAGCGCCGCGACAACGGTCACTGGGAACCGCCGGGCGGCATCCTCGAACGCGAGGAGTCCATCCCCGAGGCCCTTCAGCGCGAGGTCCTCGAAGAGACCGGCGTCAAGATCACGCTCCCCGCGACCCTTACGGGCGTCTACAAGAACATGACGGGTCTCATCGTCTCGCTGGTCTTCCGCTGCGAAGCGGCCGACGGCACGCCCATCACCGGAAGCGAGACTCGCGCCCTGCGCTGGGCCACCCGTGAAGAAGTCTCCGAACTCGCCGACGAGGCGTACGCGATCCGCGTCATCGACGCACTCGACGCGGCGTCCCCGCCGGCCATCCGCGCCCACGACGGCGTGAAACTCGTCTAGTCCGAACCCGCTGCACATGGCGGCCTACCTGCACGAAGGAACTTGTATGCACGAGTATACGAGTACGGCGAGGGTCTGGGGGCTCAGTTGCCCAGGTTTCCCGGAAGAGGTCAGCCGGGCCCGCCGCTGGACCCGGGACATCCTGCGCAACTCCCCTTTCGCCGAAGACGCCGAACTGATCGTGAGCGAGCTCAGCGCG
The Streptomyces sp. NBC_01485 genome window above contains:
- a CDS encoding NUDIX hydrolase, which encodes MSVAGVVVDDQGRALLIQRRDNGHWEPPGGILEREESIPEALQREVLEETGVKITLPATLTGVYKNMTGLIVSLVFRCEAADGTPITGSETRALRWATREEVSELADEAYAIRVIDALDAASPPAIRAHDGVKLV